In the Betaproteobacteria bacterium genome, one interval contains:
- a CDS encoding threo-3-hydroxy-L-aspartate ammonia-lyase — protein MKPASNLPVYSDVAAAAVRLKDRARRTPVLTSRQVDERTGCKVFFKCENFQRIGAFKFRGAYNAISQLAPEQLRRGVITYSSGNHAQAVALSAAQLRSQAVIVMPKDAPQVKVEATRGYGAEIVLYDKHETTREALANQLAGERGLAVIPPYDHPHVVAGQGTAAKELFEEVGDLDYFFVPVGGGGLISGCAIATSALSPRCNVIGVEPAAGDDATRSFKTKTLQTCHNPETIADGARTPSLGEITFPLVMRHVHGMVTVTDEELLPAMLYLWERMKIVVEPTGALGIAGLFEKKFPVPQGSKVGILISGGNADIKDVVPHLK, from the coding sequence ATGAAGCCCGCCTCCAATTTGCCCGTCTATTCGGACGTGGCCGCCGCGGCCGTCCGGCTTAAAGACCGCGCCCGGCGCACGCCCGTTCTCACCTCGAGGCAAGTGGATGAGCGCACTGGCTGCAAGGTTTTCTTCAAGTGCGAAAACTTCCAGCGCATCGGCGCCTTCAAGTTCCGGGGGGCCTACAATGCGATATCGCAACTCGCTCCCGAGCAGTTGCGCCGCGGCGTCATCACCTACTCCTCGGGCAACCACGCGCAGGCGGTTGCCCTCTCGGCGGCGCAACTCCGTAGCCAGGCCGTGATCGTGATGCCCAAGGACGCGCCCCAAGTCAAAGTGGAAGCAACCCGCGGTTACGGAGCTGAGATCGTCTTGTACGACAAACACGAAACCACCCGCGAGGCGCTCGCCAACCAGTTGGCCGGCGAGCGCGGCCTGGCCGTGATTCCGCCCTACGATCATCCCCATGTGGTAGCGGGGCAAGGCACCGCCGCCAAGGAATTGTTCGAGGAAGTAGGCGATCTGGACTATTTCTTCGTCCCCGTGGGCGGCGGCGGACTCATCTCGGGATGCGCAATTGCGACCTCGGCGTTGAGTCCGCGCTGCAATGTGATCGGCGTGGAGCCCGCCGCCGGCGACGATGCCACGCGCTCCTTCAAGACCAAAACCCTGCAAACCTGCCACAACCCGGAAACCATCGCCGACGGTGCTCGCACACCCTCCCTGGGAGAAATTACCTTCCCCTTGGTGATGCGCCACGTTCACGGCATGGTCACCGTGACCGACGAAGAACTCCTGCCCGCGATGCTATATCTATGGGAGCGCATGAAAATCGTGGTGGAACCCACGGGTGCATTAGGCATCGCTGGACTATTCGAGAAAAAATTTCCGGTTCCGCAAGGATCGAAGGTGGGCATTTTGATCTCCGGCGGCAACGCGGACATCAAAGACGTGGTGCCGCACCTCAAATAG
- a CDS encoding M61 family peptidase, which translates to MTPPPIRYTIIPKHPEAHLFEVTCVVVDPDPAGQRFTLPAWIPGSYLIREFARNVTSIRATSRGKSLRITKLDKQTWQCAPTTTPVTVVMEVYGHDLSVRGAHLDTTHAFFNGTSVFLRVLGQEHLPCEVDIRPARGARYRRWQVATAMRRGYAKPYGFGTYVAKDYDELTDHPVEIGTFTLARFKAAVVPHDIAITGRHGADLARLCKDLKRLCEWHIEFFGRPAPMDRYVFLVTALGEGYAGLEHRASTALLCSRDDLPQAGTKEITDGYRGFLGLCSHEYFHTWNVKRIKPAAFVPYDLERENYTSLLWAMEGITSYYDDLALVRCGLISHAAYTELLGRAITNHLRTLGRLKQTVADASWDAWIKYYRQDENSPNALVSYYLKGSLVALCLDLLIREQTKGRKSLDDVMRALWERHGRTGAGIPEDGIERLAEELSGLRLKGFFDRALRSTGELPLKTALAYAGIELHVRASTGATDKGGMAGTDTKPRAVLGARTTEDAAGVKLTHVLDGGAAQRAGLSAGDVIVAIDGLRVNAKNLDQRLSTHPMGGSAALHYFRRDELCSATLPVLAAPLDTSYLIIAKSPPSVAKRRAAWLGSLEGT; encoded by the coding sequence ATGACCCCACCTCCCATCCGCTACACTATCATTCCCAAACACCCCGAAGCCCACCTCTTCGAAGTGACTTGTGTGGTGGTGGATCCCGATCCCGCCGGGCAGCGCTTCACCCTCCCCGCATGGATTCCAGGTAGCTATTTGATCCGGGAGTTTGCGCGCAACGTGACCAGCATCCGTGCAACGAGCCGGGGCAAATCTCTACGCATCACCAAACTCGATAAGCAAACTTGGCAATGCGCTCCCACAACTACCCCCGTCACGGTGGTGATGGAAGTGTATGGCCACGATCTGTCCGTGCGGGGCGCGCACTTGGATACCACGCATGCCTTCTTCAACGGTACCTCGGTGTTCTTGCGTGTCCTGGGCCAGGAGCATCTCCCGTGCGAAGTGGATATTCGGCCTGCGCGAGGAGCCCGCTACCGGCGCTGGCAAGTGGCCACCGCCATGCGGCGGGGATACGCCAAGCCCTACGGCTTCGGCACCTATGTGGCGAAGGATTACGACGAGCTGACCGATCATCCGGTGGAAATTGGTACCTTCACGCTCGCCAGATTCAAGGCAGCGGTGGTGCCCCACGACATTGCGATCACAGGGCGCCATGGCGCGGATCTGGCCCGCCTGTGCAAGGATCTCAAACGCCTGTGCGAATGGCACATCGAATTTTTTGGCCGCCCAGCCCCCATGGATCGCTACGTATTTCTTGTCACGGCCTTGGGCGAGGGTTACGCCGGCTTGGAGCACCGCGCCTCCACCGCGTTGCTGTGCTCGCGCGACGATCTTCCGCAAGCGGGCACGAAGGAAATCACCGATGGATACCGTGGCTTCCTGGGCCTATGCAGCCACGAATACTTCCACACCTGGAACGTGAAGCGCATCAAACCGGCGGCCTTCGTTCCCTATGACTTGGAGCGGGAGAACTACACCAGCCTGTTATGGGCCATGGAGGGCATCACCTCTTATTACGACGATCTTGCCTTGGTGCGCTGCGGTTTGATTTCGCACGCCGCGTATACCGAGTTGCTCGGGCGCGCCATCACCAATCATCTGCGCACCCTGGGCCGCCTCAAGCAGACCGTCGCCGATGCTAGTTGGGATGCCTGGATCAAGTATTACCGCCAGGACGAAAACTCGCCCAACGCGTTGGTGAGTTACTACTTGAAAGGCAGCCTCGTCGCGCTGTGCCTCGATCTCCTCATTCGAGAGCAGACAAAGGGTCGCAAGTCCCTCGATGACGTGATGCGTGCCCTGTGGGAACGCCACGGCCGCACCGGCGCTGGAATTCCAGAAGATGGCATCGAGCGCCTCGCGGAGGAACTGAGCGGGCTACGATTGAAGGGTTTCTTCGACCGCGCACTGCGCTCCACCGGTGAATTACCGCTCAAGACCGCGCTTGCGTACGCGGGAATAGAGCTACATGTCAGAGCCTCAACCGGCGCCACGGACAAGGGCGGAATGGCGGGCACGGATACGAAGCCCCGCGCCGTGCTGGGCGCGCGCACCACGGAGGATGCGGCCGGCGTGAAACTCACACACGTATTGGACGGCGGCGCCGCGCAGCGAGCAGGCTTGTCGGCGGGCGACGTAATCGTGGCGATCGATGGCCTGCGGGTGAACGCCAAGAACCTCGACCAGCGCCTTTCCACTCACCCCATGGGTGGTAGTGCCGCGCTCCACTACTTTCGCCGTGACGAGTTATGTAGCGCGACGCTTCCCGTCCTCGCCGCGCCGTTGGATACGAGTTATCTCATCATCGCCAAATCACCACCTAGCGTTGCCAAACGGCGTGCGGCCTGGCTTGGTTCGCTCGAAGGCACTTGA
- a CDS encoding HlyC/CorC family transporter, with protein sequence MEVALLFGLILLNGLFAMSEIALVTARKPRLQKLVDEGDSAAAAAIELGEHPTKFLSTIQIGITSIGILNGIVGEAAFAEPLGNWVQEMGVDGGLSHVLATALVVVVVTYFSIVLGELVPKRLGQMNPEPIARIVARPMLALAAATRFFVKILSASTDLILKTIGARSTTSQGVTEEEIEAMLEEGSESGAIEHHEHAMVRNVFRLDDRQIASLMIPRGDIVYLDVEEPMEENLTRIENSEHSRFPVVKGDLQEIIGVLNSRHLLSKSLRGDKLDLRVNLQPPVYVPESLTGMELLENFKASGVQLAFVIDEYGELLGMVTLQNVMEAITGEFKPRHAEDTWGVRREDGSWLLDGIIPIPELKDRLEIRTVPEEDRERYHTLSGMMMLLLGRLPRVGDKVNWESWSFEIVDMDDKRIDKVLAAQLPVPPDD encoded by the coding sequence ATGGAAGTCGCTTTGCTCTTTGGTCTTATTCTCCTAAATGGCCTTTTCGCCATGTCGGAGATTGCATTGGTCACCGCGCGCAAGCCGCGGTTGCAGAAGCTCGTGGACGAAGGCGACAGCGCGGCGGCGGCTGCGATCGAACTGGGGGAGCACCCCACCAAATTTCTGTCGACCATCCAGATTGGCATCACCTCCATCGGCATCCTCAACGGGATCGTCGGCGAGGCGGCTTTCGCCGAACCTCTGGGAAATTGGGTGCAGGAGATGGGCGTGGACGGGGGGCTCTCGCACGTGCTGGCCACGGCGCTGGTGGTGGTGGTAGTGACCTATTTCAGCATTGTGTTGGGGGAACTCGTGCCTAAGCGCCTGGGCCAGATGAACCCCGAGCCCATTGCCCGCATCGTCGCCCGCCCCATGCTGGCGCTCGCCGCCGCCACGCGTTTCTTCGTCAAGATTCTTTCCGCATCGACGGACTTGATCTTGAAAACCATCGGCGCGCGCAGCACCACCAGCCAAGGTGTGACGGAAGAAGAAATCGAAGCGATGCTGGAGGAAGGTTCGGAATCGGGCGCGATCGAGCACCACGAACACGCCATGGTACGCAACGTATTTCGCTTGGATGACCGGCAGATTGCCTCCCTGATGATTCCCCGCGGCGACATCGTCTATCTGGATGTGGAAGAGCCCATGGAGGAGAACCTGACGCGTATCGAGAATTCGGAGCATTCGCGCTTTCCCGTGGTGAAAGGCGATTTGCAGGAAATCATAGGCGTGCTCAACTCGCGCCACCTGCTTTCGAAATCCTTGCGCGGGGACAAACTCGACTTGAGGGTGAACCTGCAACCCCCCGTCTACGTGCCCGAGAGTTTGACCGGGATGGAATTGCTGGAGAACTTCAAGGCCTCGGGCGTGCAATTGGCCTTCGTGATCGATGAATACGGGGAGTTGCTGGGCATGGTCACGCTACAAAACGTGATGGAAGCCATCACGGGAGAGTTCAAGCCGCGCCATGCCGAAGACACCTGGGGCGTGCGGCGCGAGGATGGATCCTGGTTGTTGGACGGCATCATTCCGATTCCGGAATTGAAAGACCGCCTCGAGATCCGCACCGTGCCGGAGGAGGACCGTGAGCGCTATCACACCTTGAGCGGCATGATGATGTTGCTGCTTGGGCGCTTGCCGCGCGTGGGCGATAAGGTCAATTGGGAGAGCTGGAGCTTCGAGATCGTGGACATGGACGACAAGCGCATCGACAAGGTGCTCGCGGCGCAGTTGCCAGTGCCGCCGGATGACTAG